In the genome of Leishmania panamensis strain MHOM/PA/94/PSC-1 chromosome 17 sequence, one region contains:
- a CDS encoding phospholipid acyltransferase, putative (TriTrypDB/GeneDB-style sysID: LpmP.17.0900) yields MKLTLVGSIALTCALVVAVFAFSLYESWLVLVLYLVKYVFGDSALMPLYRLIKVHYNFLQRAYLCWVDCLLENMLGTRVAYTVVDSDGQEHLEQHYITTMRNEEGAMERYLDLDKVLRPPSQPGKVKIIIMNHHCRIDWVYTFLYFARTRRIISHIRYVMKGDLKQLPILGWCMELFRYLFLARNWESDKVHIQRMVDFYNATNDTPVIVIFPEGTDLSPSNVQLSQAYAAKAGLPKFHHVLNPRTTGTVALMNMLGGADKVEEVVDLTIAYTLHASGERPNEASLVNGHHPKKVHLLINSYPVAGTAAAAAQKKPTHVCPTEEVALTAWIHERFAEKELLLSRFLLSSPIGFDTADVRAVLGEGVGVAGYDDDEERLRHPNRPWWRRYYQQVGLFGAVITPVYWLAPPLYCAFFIRWWLMMLWISAMLLAFTMGFKAAGGLQESLYLKVVAPEATLMQQLRRMLGRRQMRMDKKSN; encoded by the coding sequence ATGAAGTTGACACTGGTCGGCAGCATAGCGCTGACGTGCGCCCTAGTCGTCGCggtctttgccttctccttGTATGAGTCAtggctggtgctggtgctctaTCTGGTGAAGTACGTCTTTGGTGACAGTGCGCTGATGCCGCTGTATCGCCTCATCAAAGTACACTACAACTTTCTGCAGCGTGCGTACCTATGCTGGGTGGATTGCTTGTTGGAGAACATGCTGGGTACCCGTGTTGCCTACACTGTCGTTGATAGCGATGGCCAGGAGCACCTGGAGCAGCACTATATAACAACCATGCGCAATGAGGAGGGCGCAATGGAGAGGTACCTAGACTTGGACaaggtgctgcggccgccgtcgcagcccGGAAAGGTCAAGATCATCATCATGAatcaccactgccgcatCGATTGGGTCTACACGTTCCTTTACTTTGCCCGTACCCGAAGGATTATTAGCCACATTCGCTACGTCATGAAAGGAGATCTGAAGCAGCTCCCGATTCTGGGTTGGTGTATGGAGCTCTTTCGCTACCTCTTCCTGGCGCGCAACTGGGAAAGCGACAAGGTGCACATCCAGCGCATGGTCGACTTCTACAACGCCACCAATGACACCCCTGTCATTGTCATCTTCCCGGAAGGCACCGACCTCTCGCCAAGCAACGTCCAGCTGTCGCAGGCGTATGCTGCGAAGGCTGGGCTGCCGAAGTTCCACCATGTGCTGAATCCGCGTACCACTGGCACTGTGGCGCTCATGAACATGCTAGGTGGTGCCgacaaggtggaggaggtggtggaccTCACTATCGCCTACACGCTCCACGCCTCAGGGGAGCGCCCGAACGAGGCGTCACTCGTCAATGGCCATCACCCAAAGAAAGTACACCTGCTGATCAACAGTTACCCTGTCGCAGGCAcagcggccgcggcagcgcagaaAAAACCAACGCACGTTTGCCCCACCGAGGAGGTCGCCCTCACCGCATGGATCCATGAGCGCTtcgcggagaaggagctgtTGCTGTCGCGGTTCCTCCTGTCGAGCCCAATCGGCTTTGACACCGCCGATGTGCGGGCGGTGCTCGGCGaaggcgtcggcgtcgccggctacgacgacgacgaggagcgcctgcgccaccctAACCGgccgtggtggaggcggtacTACCAGCAGGTTGGCCTCTTCGGCGCTGTCATCACGCCTGTGTACTGGTTAGCCCCGCCCCTTTACTGCGCCTTCTTCATCCGCTGGTGGCTGATGATGTTGTGGATATCCGCCATGCTTTTGGCCTTCACGATGGGCTTCAAGGCAGCTGGCGGGCTTCAGGAGTCGCTTTACCTcaaggtggtggcgccggaGGCCAcgctgatgcagcagctgcgtcgcaTGCTGGGGCGTCGGCAGATGAGGATGGATAAGAAGAGCAATTGA